The window GCAGCGGGCGGATGCCGCCTGGCGGGAGGGCCGGTTCGCCCGGTCGGTCGTGCCGGTGCGCGACGTCAACGGCGTGATCGTGCTCGACCACGACGAGCACCGGCGACCCGAGTCGACCGTCGAGTCGCTCGGGCTGCTGCCGGCGAGCTTCGCGGGCATCGGCGATCAGGCCGGGTTCGACACGGTCGCGCTGCAGAAGTACCACTGGGTGGAGAAGATCGAGCACGTGCACGGACCGGGCAACTCCTCGGGCATCGTCGACGGCGCAGCCCTGCTGCTGGTGGGATCCGCCGGCGCCGGGCGCGCTGCGGGGCTCACCCCGCGCGCCCGCATCGTCGCGACCGCCGTCGTCGGCTCGGAGCCGACCATCATGCTCACGGGACCCACACCGGCGACGCAGAAGGTGCTCGAGCGCGCGGGGCTGACCGTCGGGGACATCGACCTGTTCGAACTCAACGAGGCGTTCGCGGCCGTCGTCATGAAGTGGCAGAAAGACCTCGGCATCCCCGACGACAAGGTCAACGTCAACGGCGGCGCGATCGCGATGGGCCACCCGCTGGGAGCCACCGGTGCGATGATCCTGGGCACCCTGCTGGACGAACTCGAGCGCCGCGACCTGAAACGGGGCCTCGCGACGCTGTGCGTCGGCGCCGGCATGGGCATCGCCACCATCATCGAGAGGATCTGACGTGACGATCGAGGACAGCACCACCGCCTCCGCCGGGTACGCCTGGGACCGGGATGCCGACGGCGTCGTCACCGTGACGATGGACGACCCCGACAGCGCCGTCAACACCATGAACCGCCACTTCGTGTCGGCGCTGGAGGCGACCGTCGCCCGGCTGGAGACCGAGCGCGACGACATCACCGGCGTCATCCTGACCTCGGCGAAGCCGAGCTGGTTCGCCGGCGGCGACCTCAACCTGCTGCGGGCGGCGGACCCTGCCCGCGCGGCCGAAGAAACCGCGAACCTCGAGCATGTGAAGTCGCTGCTGCGTCGAGTGGAGCGCCTCGGCAGACCGGTCGTCGCCGCCATGAACGGCACGGCGCTGGGTGGCGGGCTGGAAGTCGCCCTCGCCTGCCACCACCGCATCGCGGCATCCGACGCACACGACGCCCGGTTCGGGGTGCCGGAGGTGTCGCTGGGGCTGATCCCGGGCGGCGGCGGCGTCACCCGGCTGGTGCGGATGCTGGGTCTGCAGCGGGCCCTTCAGGAAGTCATCCTCCCGGCGACCCGCTTCCGCGCCGACGACGCGCTGGCCATCGGCATCCTCGACGAGGTCGCGCCGGCCGCGGAGCTCGACGCCCGCGCGCGCGTCTTCATCACGGCGAACCCCGCCCCGGTGAAGCCGTGGGACGCCAAGGGCTACCGCCTCCCCGGCGGCTCCCCCCACTCCCCCGCCATCGCGGGTCTGCTGCCGGCGATGCCCGCGATGCTGCGCAAGAAGCTCAACGGCGCACCGCTGCCCGCCCCGCGCGCGGCGCTGGCCGCCGCCGTCGAGGGCGCCTATGTCGACTTCGACACCGCGTCGACGATCGAGTCGCGCTACCTCGTGCAGCTCACCCACGGCCAGGTCGCCAAGAACATGATCACGGCGTTCTTCTTCGACCTGCAGGAGATCAACGCCGGCGCCAGCCGCCCGCCGGGCTTCCCGCGGTTCACCGCCACCAAGGTCGGCGTCCTCGGTGCGGGCATGATGGGCGCCGCCATCGCCTACGCCACGGCGAAAGCCGGCATCGACGTGGTCCTCCTGGACCTCTCCCCCGAAGCAGCGGAGAAGGGCAAGGAGCACGCCCACGGCCGGGAGCAGCAGGCGGTGGCCCGGGGCGAAACCACCGAGGAGCGCAGCCAGGCGCTGCTGGAGCGCATCCACCCCACC is drawn from Microbacterium sp. zg-B96 and contains these coding sequences:
- a CDS encoding enoyl-CoA hydratase-related protein yields the protein MTIEDSTTASAGYAWDRDADGVVTVTMDDPDSAVNTMNRHFVSALEATVARLETERDDITGVILTSAKPSWFAGGDLNLLRAADPARAAEETANLEHVKSLLRRVERLGRPVVAAMNGTALGGGLEVALACHHRIAASDAHDARFGVPEVSLGLIPGGGGVTRLVRMLGLQRALQEVILPATRFRADDALAIGILDEVAPAAELDARARVFITANPAPVKPWDAKGYRLPGGSPHSPAIAGLLPAMPAMLRKKLNGAPLPAPRAALAAAVEGAYVDFDTASTIESRYLVQLTHGQVAKNMITAFFFDLQEINAGASRPPGFPRFTATKVGVLGAGMMGAAIAYATAKAGIDVVLLDLSPEAAEKGKEHAHGREQQAVARGETTEERSQALLERIHPTADPADFAGVDIVIEAVSESVSGKPRVSPEVQATVSPVHVFSAADGMPLVEIIRGESTGDEALARTFDFVQQIRKTPIVVTNSRGFFTSRVIGARLAEAVAAVGEGVEPASVEQAALQAGYPAGALHLLDELSLSLGQKMRVAARAATEAAGANWVAHPSEAVVDWMVDDAKRRGRAARRGFYDYDERGERVRIWPGLRERFDSGRTRVALVDLQERMLFAEALEAIHCLDEGVLASVADANIGSIYGIGFPAWTGGVLQYVNQYEGGLPGFVARARELADAFGERFVPPASLWKRAEAGQDFRRE
- a CDS encoding acetyl-CoA C-acetyltransferase, which encodes MVDAFIYDAVRTPRGKNKGGSLHGIKPVDLVVTLIDALRERNPELDAADIDDIVLGVVSPVGEQGGDIARTAALVAGLPESVPGVQVNRFCASGLEAVNLAAQKVASGFEDLVLAGGVESMSRVPIGSDGGAYAQDPTTGYDNYFVPQGIGADLIATTEGFTRADVDAFAVRSQQRADAAWREGRFARSVVPVRDVNGVIVLDHDEHRRPESTVESLGLLPASFAGIGDQAGFDTVALQKYHWVEKIEHVHGPGNSSGIVDGAALLLVGSAGAGRAAGLTPRARIVATAVVGSEPTIMLTGPTPATQKVLERAGLTVGDIDLFELNEAFAAVVMKWQKDLGIPDDKVNVNGGAIAMGHPLGATGAMILGTLLDELERRDLKRGLATLCVGAGMGIATIIERI